The DNA region GGTGGATATAATAGAAGAGCCTGTTGAAGAGGCTCTTGATGATGTGGATGAGCTGGAAGAGGTGCCTGAGGATGAAATTGACGATCTTATGGAGGATGATGACTATATCCTGGAGGAGATACTCAATGATTATGATGCAACTGGGTACATAAGTGAAGAGGGGCAGGAAAAGGCGCTGATACTCGCAGACAGGTTTGACAAGATGCTCTCTGACACAGAAAGGTACTATAACAGGTATCTCCTGATCCCGGCGGGCAGGTTTCTTATAGTAAACGCCACTTCAATAACAGATAAAAAACAGGGCTATATAGAACTTCCTGAATTCTATTTTGGTAAATTCCCTGTGACAAATCACCTTTTTGAGCTTTTTACAGAAAAGACCGGATATGTGACAACAGCAGAGAGGCTGGGTTACGGCACAGTATATAAAGGGCGTTTAAGGTATATGACAGATGATAAAAGCGGGAAAAAGATACTTGAATGGAACTCATCATTAAACAGTGAAAAGATAGAGGGGGCATGCTGGTTTCAGCCACTTGGCCCGGGAAGCACCCTTCATGGAAAAAGGAATCACCCTGTTGTTCAGGTGACCCTTGAAGATGCAATGGCCTTTGCTGCCTGGACAGGTAAAAGGCTGCCCACAGAGCAGGAGTGGGAGGCGGCAGCGCGTACCACTCTCGGGCTTGATTATCCCTGGGGGAAAATGCCTGACAATGAGAAATGCAACATAGAGGCCAGCGCTATCGGGGGTACAACCCCTGTTGATAAATACCAAAAGGGGGCCAATAAATATGAGATATATGATCTCATAGGAAATGTAATGGAATGGACCGGGAGCAGTGAGTCGAAAGAGAGGGATATATTATTTGTTGCCAAGGGCAGCAGCTGGGTTTCTGGCGAAAATATCACACTGACTGCAAGGTCTTTAATTGACCCCAAAAGCCCTTCAAATATCCTGGGGTTCAGGTGTATTGCCTATAACAAATGATCTCAAGCAGTATATCTTCAAGCCTTTTTATATCAGCACCATTGATATTGTCAGGGTTTTTTCTGAGCCTAGTGAATATCCCGGAAAGTTCCCTGCGCCTGCCCTGCTCAAGACCCTTTGATATGCCTGTGTCGTCAGGATTATCAATAATGATCTTCTCCCTGCGGCTGTGGGCATAATCGCGGATTGTAAAATAATGAAGCAGGGCACGATCAAGCAGTACCCATGGAAAATTCTGGTTCTTGTGTGGCCCCACCCTTACAACCCTGCCACCCCTGAAGAATCTGCTCACATGCTCTAGGGAGGCAAATCTTCTGGTTGAAAAATAGGCGACAGACCCTGCGCCTATAATGGCCCCGCCGATAGCCCCGGAAAATAATGATGATCCGCCAACCGCTGCATCAAGTGTGCCGCCAATGGCAGCGCCTGTAATGGCCCCCAGGGTGAGGAGCTGTTTTGATGTAAGTCCCAGCATCTCCCAGGTGGATTCGGCAAAAAGGTCCTCCTGAAAAACAGGTTTATCGAGGTCAGTCTCTTCCCTTTCAAGGCTATTATGCCGGTACAGCTGTTCAATGGCCTGCCGCGATTTCCTTTCCCTTTTACGGAGCCAGTCATGGAATTTTGATTCAAGGCCCGGCCTTTTGTCTTCAATATGCTCATGCCTGTCTAGACCAATCTCAATGTGATATGTAAGTTCATCTGCAAGCATATCAGCTATTATATGGGCACTCTCACGTTCCCGCCGCTTCCATTCGCTGTTAAGGTATTTAATGGCCTCATCCACGCCAGGCCGCCATGCCTCATTGAGTTCACGAAAGGCCTGAAACAGCTCAAGCCTGTCACTAAATCTTACCTTCTGGGCATTGAACTGCCGCACAACGCTGAAATACTGATCAAGGGCAGGTCTCCAGGTTCTGGTATAGTCATCGCTACCTATATGATTTATAAGCGCCATGCGGGGCTGGCCTGTCCATCTCAGGATCTCCATTTCCGCCTCAAAATTGCGCCTGAATGGTTTTGCCCCATCCACTACATAAAGGATACCTGCGCCATCCAGGATGGGCATAAGGAGCCTGCACTCATCTACAAAATCCTCTGTATCTTTAAAGGTATTATAAAAATCATTGACCACATCACGCCGGCTCGCGGCAGATGTCTCACGCTCCTTCATCCAGGCAAGGGCCCTTGGGGCCTGCTGAAATCCGGGTGTGTCAATCAGTATGATGATGCTCCTTCCATCCACCATCACAGGGAACTCCTGGCATTTAATGGTGGTGCCTGCACCGCTGTCAATAACGACAGCATCATCCTCGGCCAGCGCACTTACGATGCTTGACTTTCCCTTGTTTACCCTTCCGATAACTGCAAATTGCGGGATATCTTTCATTTCTGGGCCTCTGTTACCGGTTCAATAACTATAAAAGGGTCATTAAGCCTTGCTACTGCCTCATGCCAGTTCTGCCAGTCTGCTAGAGCTGGGGCTATCAATCTTTTTTCATGGTCAAGATTAATGAGCCCTATAATGATCCTTCTCTCTTTTTGTATCTTTGTCCTCAGGTGTTTCAGAAAATATTTGACCGCCCTGCCCGGTGCCTCCCATGATTCAGCCATAAAAAGGATCGGCTCTGTTTGTGCACCCTTTTCAAAATCATTGAGAAGCTCTTCATCCTGAAGATTATCCAGTCCACCTGCGTGAACTATGTCATGGGTATTCCATCTAAACTGTGAACTTATAATCCTTTTTATTTGAGCATCTTCCATTTCTGCCTCTCCCCAGACAATAACCATGCATGATTGGGCATTTATCTCCTTACTATCAAATACCGCTGATTGTGCTCTTTCATTCCTTTTTACAATGGGCATACTCTCCACAGATTGGGAGAGATACACAGGGGAGGTGAGTCTTCTATATAATGAATCCAGTTCTGCTGAAAGCAAGGGGGCTTTTCTGGTTAAAAGATGCAGCCTGATATTTGAAACCGTCATTAAGATGGCGCGTGGTATGAGGCCGTAAAAGATGATGATGCAGAGCAGAAAGTGCCACCATCCCCCTGCGGTCAGGGCATTACCCTGTGTGCCGGAATAGGCGCCATCAAGACGGAAATAGCGGGTCGATTCAATCAGGCTCAATGTAGGAATAATATCTGCATTGAAAATAGACCATGGGGCAGAAATAATTTGAATAACCCTGTGAAAAAATTGCGGAGAAACATCCAGTGTCGTGTTCCATGCAAAGGCGATATCAGAAAATGTAATCAGATAGATAGATGATATAAAGGCTCCAAGGCTGAAGGCAAAACCTCCAAGCTGAGTTATACTGAAGAGAAGCCACCTCTCTATGTTTTTATATATGATGTGTCTTGATTCTATCCGGTGGAAGATACCTGATACGAACCGAATGGATTTTGTCCTGTTTTTATATAAACGCCTCCCTGCTGCTACAATAATACGGCGTAACAGGAACCCTGCCAGCCTGTAAAAATCTCCAATAAGCGGGATTCTTTTACGATAGCTGCCCGGAAGCAGATTTAGAATAAACAGGAGATAAAGCAGGATATTTAGGCCCGCAAAAACAGCAATAAAGTTTACTATGTTGACAGGCTGTGACCCGTCATAGGCGAGGATGCCCGCACAGGTAAATGCCCCTGATATGAGAAAGAAAAAAAATATTAAATAGCGTAAAAATGTTAATATGGAATCAAACCATGAACCGGGAAAGACCTCCTTATCCATGAGGTTTTTTAACCAGAATCGAAACATGGCAGCACGGTCTTCTATCGGGCCAGTAAAACTCATGCCGATTTTACGGTCCCTCTCCTGCACATCAGCCATGCCGGATTGTGCATCTCTGTATAGCTGATATTCTATGTTTATGATCTCGGATAGTTTCAAGGGTTTTGCCTTGTTTGAGATTAATAATAACTGTTTTTCCTGGTTATACCGGATTTATAGGGTTATCAATTTTGTTTTATCATAAAAGATAAAATGCGATGGCCTTGTCTCCTGAATCGTTGGGGTCAAAGGAGCAGAATTCTACATTAACAATTGTGCCCTTTACATTTCTTACAAAGGCCTGTTTGTTAATAAGGGTCTTACCGGAGTTATCAAGGTTGAATTCAACCTCAATGATCTCATCCTTTTTAAACTTTGGTTCCAGAGGCATCTTGAATTTCAGCCCCCCTTTGGATATGTCCACAACTGTCATTATTCCATTTTGATTTTCTCCGGAAAGCGGATGATAGCTGAATTTCCCATGAAGTTGTGTCCCTTTGCGGAATTGTTTTCTTCTCTCCAGTATTACCTCATAAACATTCCCGCACTTGCACTTGACCTTTAACTTGATAGAAACCTCAAGCTTTTTAAATTTTGAAACATCTGACTCCTTTGATACATGGCACTTCGGGCATTCAAAGAGTGCAGTATTTTTATCTGAAAGATATATCTTCTGTATGCTTTTATTTTCCATGGGCGATTCAACCTAATTACCATCTAGTTATGAATATATTGCGTAATTATTATATTGTGTATATTGGAATGATATTCAATTATTAAACAAAATAAAAGGTAAATTTTCAATTAACAATGATCAATTATCATTGGAAAACTGGGTTATGATTATATATCCCCTAAGTCAGAAATCAGTCGTTCCAGAGAGTAATGTATCAAAATTGCAGATCTTCGTATTTCTGTCTCCTGGTTTTGGCCCATCTTTAATTGATTAAATAATGACTCAAGATTCAGAAAAAATATTACCCTTCTCATTGAAAATACAATTTGTGTCAGCCACAATATTCTGGTAGGGTCTGCGTGAATTTAATATACTAATCGCCGGTTTCATATCATTTATGCCTTTATAAATAATAATATCCGGCCCAAACCTGTTAGTTGAAAGGAATTACTGTGAAAACAATAATGAAAACAATCCTGTGTATCACTCTGCTGGCATTTACCTTAAGCTGTGAGAAGGCAGAACAGCAGCCAAAGACAACAGCGCTCCAGACAGATAAAGAAAAAATAAGCTATGCGATCGGCGTGAACATGGCACAGTCTATAAGCGAGATTAAGGATGAAATCGATTTATCCATGCTGCAGAAGGGCATGACAGATAAAATGCAGGGGAATATACTTTTGGTATCAACAGAGGAGGCGCAACCCCTGCTCCAGTCATTTTCTGAAAAAATAATGGCCAGAGAGCAGGAGAAATCAGCAAAGGCCTCACAGGAAAATCTGGAGGCAGGAAAGGCCTTTCTTGAAGGTAACAGGACAAAGGAAGGTGTTAAAACAACTGAAAGCGGCCTGCAATTCAAGGTGCTTAAAGATGGGGAAGGAAAATCTCCAAAAGTATCTGATAGAGTCCGGGTTCATTATGAGGGAACAAAGCTTGACGGGACAGTGTTTGACAGCTCATATAAACGGGGAGAACCAGCCACCTTCCAGGCTGATCAGGTAATCAAGGGGTGGACAGAAGGGCTTCAACTGATGAAGGTTGGAGGCAAATACAGACTGTTCATTCCTGCTGATCTTGCTTATGGTGTGCGGGGCGCCGGCCAGGAGATAGGCTCAAATGAGGTTTTACAGTTTGATGTGGAACTGCTGGATGTCCTTGATAATGAGCCGCAGGAAATGAAACCGGAAGAGACTCATAAAACAGAGAGTAAATAATAAATAAAATTATTAAAACTAACGACCGGAACCATTGCCATCGGTTCTGGTCGTTTTATTTTTAACTATATTCTCTTAAGCGAAGGATGCAAGGGCGGTTTCGCAAAAAAAATGAAGATCAATCCCAGCACCAGCACCGCAATGGCAAACTGAAAAGCCGGGATGTAACTTCCGGTTGATTCCCTGATATATCCTGCTACAGGGCTCCCTGCAGCAGAAAAAACGATGGTAAAAGGCATGGTGTATCCCATCATTTTGGGAAACTCCGTTCTGCCAAAATAATCAGGAATAAGGTTGCCTAAGGCTATGGTCTGTATCCCGAATCCTATCCCCATGAGGACATTGGATAGAATCACAATGCTCATTGAGTTCGCAAACAGTATGATTGCCAGGCCTGCAATACCGAAGAAGATCGATACAACAGCAAGTGTATGCATCTTGATCTTAAGGCCAAGAAAGCCTATACCCAGCTGGCTGATACCCATCATAAACCCGAAAAAACCCCCTGCAAATGCAGCGCTTGTGCGTGAAAAATCCATATCTATCAGAAAGGTGACCTGATGGGACATCATCATTTGCATGGCGGTAAATTGGACAATAACATAACCTATTAAAAGCCACATTGTCCGCGTCATAAGGGCCTCCTTTGCAGTGAAATCAACAGGAGTCTTATACAGATTTGTCTGAACCGCCTGTGTTGCGTTAGACCTTTTTGCCTTTAAGGCAACAGGCCCGTCCGGGAGCTGACCCAGATCTTCCGGCTTATTAACAAGAAAAAGCGCGGGCAGGATCACACAAAACAAAAAAGATGCTGCAGCAATAACAAGGTAGGTATTCCGCCAGCCTATTAATTCTATAAGCCTCATCAAGAGCGGGTTGAAGAGGACACCTCCGAAACCCAAAGAGGTCATTGAAATGCTGAGTGCCATGGGCCGTTTAACTATGAACCAGTTATTAATTACAGTCATGGAGGCGAGCATTCCGCCTATGCTCATGCCCAGGCCTATAAGCACCCCATATCCGACAAAGAGCTGCCAGATATACTGCTGATAAGAGACCAGTACAAGGCCTGCGACTGAAAAAATGTTTCCCAATATTATGGCCGTTTTGACCCCTTTCTTCATTATGTAGATCCCTACAAGGGGTGCTGTCAGGCCAGAAATTATCATACCTACAGCCTGTGCCAGGGACATATCACCCCGGCTCCAGGAAAACTCCTCTACCCAGGAGGGGAGAAACAGTGCAAATGAGAGCATCATCATCATAAATGCAATGTTAAAGAAAAACATTACCACCAGGTTAACCCACCCATAGAAACCATTTTCGCTCTTGAGTCTCGATGCCATACACATGTCTCCATTTTATTAAAAGGTTCACATACTGCAAGGTAAACAATTATCAGTAAAACAAGTGCGTATAAAACGATAAGACTTCTATGACAAAAAATCATTACACCAAAAGGGACACAATGGGTCAGGTTTAAGATTAATTGTTTGAAAAATCAAGGGAAAAGTAGGAGGGGGCTTAAAGCTCAAAGCTGAAGGCTGGAAGGTTAAAGATTTAAGATTTAAGATTGAAGTCTATAGCCTATAGACTATAGTCTTTCAGGAATGCACAACAAATAGTCTTATTACTAAAAAAAATTACAAGATATTGTATTTTATCTTGAAGTATTCATTTTCCTCTGGTATGTGAATCCACTAAGAAAAAACCCCGCCCATAGGACGAGGATTTCTATCTGGTTTTAAAACATCAAAAAGTGAAGCAGAGGAGGAAGGGGTATATGAGGATTATTGCCATCGCAAACCAAAAAGGGGGTTGTGGCAAAACCACAACTGCTATAAATCTTTCATCTTCTTTAGCGCTAAAAGGACAGAGGGTACTTCTGATTGATTTTGACCCTCAGGCCCATGCAACCATGGGACTGAATGTGATACCTTCTGATGTTGAAAAATGCATCTATGACGTGATAACCCCCTCACAGGGTGGGGAGGTTTTGCTGGATGAAATTTTGATTCCGATCAAGGATAACTTTGATCTTGCCCCTTCAAATATTACACTGAGTCTTGTTGAACAGGAGCTTGCCGGCCTTAAAGGAAGAGAAGATCGCCTTCATGATGCCATCAAGGGTCTTATCGCTGAATATGATTATGTTATTATCGATTGTCCGCCAAGCATCGGCCATCTTTGCTTCAATGCCCTTCGCGCAGCGGATGAAGTGGTTATTCCCATTGATATGAGCCTCTTCTCACTCCGGGGGGTCGCTAAACTGACTGAGATAATTTTGATGCTAAATGAAAAGCTTGATAGCGAAATAAGGTCTCGTGCGTTGATCACCATGTTTGATGCCCGGACACGTTACTCTGAGACTGTTCTGGAAAAGGTAAAGGCAGAATTTGGAAAACATCTATTTGAAACGGTTATACGTTACAATATCCGATTGAGGGAGTCTGTTGATTTTGGCCAGCCTGTGGGTGATTATGACAGGCATGCCATTGGACATATAGATTATGAAAACCTGGCTAACGAATTGATTCGCTCAGATGCAGCGGATGCCTGTCAGGGTGTAAAATCAGCGGGCTCAGCATACGACATTCTACAGAAGACAGAAGACTTCATAGGGACAGGTTACAGAAGGTCTACGGATGAGTATGGATACGCTGAAAAGGATAACACAGCTTATTATTCTCCTGAATCAAGTTATTCAGAAATGATTGAGGCCATTGCTACCAGTAATTCAGGATATTCTTTCTCTGACCCTGATGATAATTATTAGAAGGGGTGCCTTTTTATAAAACAGGAGGGTAAAAAGGGATGGAAAAAAAGGGCCTGGCAAGGAGTCTCAAGGATATATCCCGCACCTTTATTACAGCGGAAGATGAGTCAACGCCTGATGATCCATCCCTTAATTTTTTAACTAACCCTGTCCGGGAAGACCGCTGTTCAGCATGTGTTAATGTGATAGAAGAGGTTGATGGCCCTCTTAAGTGCAGGATATTTTCATCCAAAAATGAAAAATATGGTGTGATATTTTTAAAATCAATCATGCCGGGATACGCGAAATACTGCCGATACTTTGAACCACTGGCTGTACAGGAAGCCAAAAATAAGGAGAATATTGAAAGGGCTGAAAGTAATGCCAGTCAGGAAAATATAGAATATGAACAGACAATTACCAGCCAGAAAAATATAGCAATCAAGGATGACACAAACCTTCAGAACAGTTTTAAAAAGATGCTTTCACAACACCTTGAACAGGGATATGAGATCGTTCGCATAGAGCTGGAAAAGAAGGATGAGCATAAAGAGACCGCATGCCTGACAAAAACAATTGAAAAGGTGACTATCTCAAGGAAAGATAACCTTTAAATTCAAGTTTCAAGTTTCAGGTTTCAAGATTTAATTTAACAGACTGATCTCATTTTACAAATGCGGTTAATCAAGCCAGTTTTCCACTCCCAGCCCCTGGACCTGGCTGAACTCTCTGAAATTTGCAGTTATAATAATAAGCCCAAGTGAAATAGCATGGGCAGCAATCAGCATATCATTTGGACCAATCAGGGTGCCGGACTTTTCGAGTTTTGAACGTAATGTCGCATATTGTTTGTCCGCAGGCTCTTCAAAAGGCAGTATCACAAGTGTCGAAAGAATGGCCTCTAACTGATACCTGAGCCGCTCCGACCCCTTTTTTTCTGCCCCAAAGCGTAGCTCTCCTGTAACTATTATGCTTGTACAAAGTGATTCCTCTCCAACTTCGGCTATTTTTTCTTTCAATATGCCATTTGGATTGCGCACGAGTTCAGAAATTATATTTGTATCGAGAAGGTACTTTAACCTCGTACTCATAGTTCTATATTATCAAGAGGTAACAGGTTTTTATCAACATCGGGAAACGTTTCATCAAGAGTTTCCAACCCCTCAAGAATGGTTAGTAAACCTTTCTTTTTTAAGGGTTCAAGAATAAGCCGTTTACCCTCCTTCCTGATAATTGCATCATCACAGTCCATTTCAAATTCCTTTGGTATCCTGACCGCCTGATTCCGCCCATTACGAAATAATCGAACATGTTGCTGGAGTGTATTCATTTTGAATCTCCTTTTTTATACTGGCATACGCCAAAGCATATGCCTGGGCTTCTGAAAAGTCAAGTTTATGATCGATTGTCTTTGTTTTCACTGATAATGGCAGGTTGATCATCCTAAATATCCTTGATTTTTTAAGCTGTTAGCTGTAAACCCATTTCATTTCATCAAATAAAGCAAAGAAATCAGCCTATTGATTAAACATCTCTTCACCGGGGTTTGAGATATAAAAGGGAATAATTAAAACCATAGTATTCCGAGTATGAGAGTTTTCGCATTAAAGTATCATCTTTTTAGTCAGGTGTAATTTTCATTGTAACTTTATTTAGGTAAAAGATAGAGTTATCTCAAAAGATTATTTAACATTGACTTAGGTACGGCATAGCCGTATATTATTTACAATGGAATTCATTGAAACAAGTATCTTCACAAAATTGATATCAAAGTACTTAACTGACGATGAATTCCGATTATTTCAGTGGTATCTGTTTATGAACCCAGAGGCCGGGGATATTGTTCGTGGAAGCGGTGGTGTCAGGAAAGTAAGATGGGCACCAGAAGGAAAAGGGAAAAGCGGCGGAGTAAGAATCATGTATTACTGGAAAAAGTCAGATGATTAAATATGGTTACTTACAATCTATTCAAAGAGTGAAAAAGATACTATCTCTGGTCATATTCTAAAAAAGATTGCGGAGGAAATTGAAAATGAGTGATCGTAATATAGGTCAGGAAATATTGGATGGGATAAAAGAGATTAAACGTTTTAAAAAAGGGGAAATCAGTCTGTCCACTTATACGCTAAGTGAACCCTCTGGGGCAAAGACTATCCGGAAAAGACTTAAACTGTCACAATCAGCTTTTGCGGGCTTAATGGGTGTAAGCCCACGAACAATACAGGATTGGGAGCAGGGAAGAAGATCACCTCAAGGTCCCGCAAAATCTCTTTTACGAATTGCAGAACAGCATCCTGAGATATTCCTTGATATAAAATAAAATGTAGATTTCTGAAAAGTAGGAAAATTGAACAATATGAAGAAATATGAATCCCGTGTTGATTGGAAATAATTTCTCTTTGATGCAAAATCGTTTTTAAACAAACTCGGAGCCAGATACTACATAAAGAATGATTTACTTACATTTAAAGAGAACTTAAAGATTGAGATAGCTATTTACCATCTTTCACTTATAATTAAATGATTAACATATGATGTTAATTATTTAATTGACATTGTAACGACATGTTAATATATTTTAAATCAAATAAGTTGCAAAAAATCTGTAGTAAACGGAATGAGGCTGTTAAGAAACTGGGCTCAAAAATGGCTGATAAACTACAGCAACGTATGATGGAATTGAGTGCAGCGGATTGCCTGGCTGATGTATCCACATTAAGACCAACCCGATGTCATCCATTAAAAGGCAACCGCTCCGGGCAGTTCTCAGTTGATCTTGATCAGCCATATCGTTTAATTTTCATCCCGGCAATTGATGTGATACTAGAAAAAGATGGCATTGGACTGGATTTATCACAGATTGATGCAATTGAAATAATAGATATTTTAGACACCCATTAAGGAGGGAAACCATGTTGAAATCAGATGAAAAATTAGGGTTTGAACCTGATTATGCAGTTCCTCCGGGAATCACACTAAAAGAAGTTATGGAATCTCTGGATATGACACAAAAAGATCTGGCGGTTCGAACAGGCGTTACTGTTCAAACCTTAAACAGGATATTTAAGGGCGAACAGCCTATTTCATATGAAACCTCAAATAAACTCGAAATGGCGACAGGTGTGCCTTCCAGAATGTGGAATAATCTTGAAGCTCAGTATCGAGAGCAACTGGCAAAACTCAAAGAATTGAAGCAACTCGAATCCGATCTGGACTGGTTAAATAATATTCCGATAAAAGAGCTGATTCAGAGGAACGCGATTGTTTCTAAAGGTGACAAGACACAGATGTTGAGAGAAATACTCAAATTTTTTGGTGTCAGCAGTTTATCTGCATGGCATGACATCTGGTCTAAACCGGCAGTGGCTGCCAGACGCTCCCAGTGCTTTGAAACCCGCCCTGAAGCCGCTGCAACCTGGATAAGGCTGGGAGAAATTCAGGCACAGAAAATCGATTGTCAGGAATATAACAGAAAAAAATTCTATTCTGTCTTAGAAAAAATTAAAACGTTTACAATTAAAAAACCCGAAGAATTTATTCCTGAAATGATTTCTATGTGTGCAGAGACAGGAGTTGCAGTCTCCCTGGTTCCGGAAATGAAAAAGGTCCCCTGGCATGGCGCAACAAAATGGCTTACCTCTGCAAAGGTTATGATATTACTTAATCTCAGGGGAAAGGCAGAAGACCAGTTCTGGTTTTCTTTTTTTCATGAAGCAGGGCATGTTCTTAATGATAGTAAAAAGGACCTCTATATAAATGATGGCAAGGAAGACGATCCGAATGAGAAAAAAGCAAATACCTTTGCTGCGGAATTTCTAATACCAACTGAATACAATTATGAAATTGAACGCTTCAGATCAAAGACAGATATTATAGCACTGGCTGATAAACTCCAGATCTCGCCAGGCATCGTAGCCGGTCGATACCAGCGCCTTACAAAAAAATGGAGCCACTTTAAAGATCTTATAAGATCATTTCAATGGGAAAGTTTTTAATGAAATATGGCAATCAAAATATAGGTCAGGAAATATTGGATGGGATAAAAGAGATTAAACGTTTTAAAAAAGGGGAAATCAGTCTGTCCACACATACGCTAAGTGAACCCTCTGCGGCAAAGGCTATCCGGAAAAGACTTAAACTGTCACAATCAGCTTTTGCGGGGTTAATGGGTGTAAGCCCACGAACTATACAGGATTGGGAGCAGGGAAGAAGATCACCTCAAGGCCCGGCAAAATCTCTTTTACGAATCGCGGAACAGCATCCTGAGGTATTCCTTGATATAAGGTAAACATGTAGATATCCGGAAGGCGGGAAAGTTGAATCATATGAAGGAATATGAATGCAGTGTTGATTGGAAAAAATTCTTTTTGATGCAAAATCTCTTTTAAACAAATTCGGGGCCTGATAATATTTTAAAAAAGATCTGCTTGTATTTGATGATAACTCAAAGGTCGTGAGCAGAAATTACTTAGGCCTTAAAACTTTATCTCTCAAACGTTCACGCGCCCCTATTATTTTTCGAGGTGAAGAATAAAACCCAAACGAATAACAGGATTATAGGTAGAAGAGTCAAAAGCAAAGTATAAGGTTACAAAATAACAGGAGATGGAAACAAATGTTGTCTATTGTCAGCGAGCTGCCTTCTGGTCTTTACTTTGAGGGCTGTTATATATCAAGGGTTATTCCTGTATTTCATACTCTTTCAAATTTGGCGCATATTGTCATAACCTCAAAACCTATCTGTAAAGGTTACCTGTTTTTATTGATCCTTGCATTGATGACAACTATTGCGGGTGAAGCTGAAGCGGATATCTCTTCTGTTGAAAGGGCCGCCCTTATAACGCTATATAAGGAGACAAATGGTGATAACTGGAGAGATAATTCAGGCTGGAAGGCATCTCCCCTTTATACAGACGGCTTTGCCATGCCAGGGACTGAAAACAAATGGTATGGGGTGTTATGTGACTCAGAAAATTCCAAGGTGTTGGTATTAGATTTGTATGATAATAACCTTGCCGGTATGATCCCATCTGCTCTTGCAAATCTTGCCAATCTGCAAAAAATCTATATAGGAAGCAATCAGTTGACTGGCACAATTCCATCTGAATTAGGAAATCTTAATAACCTGCAATGGCTCATTTTGGAATGTAACGAGTTAACCGGGCCTATCCCTGTTGAATTAGGCAACCTTACCAGTCTTCAG from Desulfatiglans sp. includes:
- a CDS encoding formylglycine-generating enzyme family protein — encoded protein: EEEVDEIEEEAVDEIGDDEYEEVDIEEAPEEELEEADEDEVDIIEEPVEEALDDVDELEEVPEDEIDDLMEDDDYILEEILNDYDATGYISEEGQEKALILADRFDKMLSDTERYYNRYLLIPAGRFLIVNATSITDKKQGYIELPEFYFGKFPVTNHLFELFTEKTGYVTTAERLGYGTVYKGRLRYMTDDKSGKKILEWNSSLNSEKIEGACWFQPLGPGSTLHGKRNHPVVQVTLEDAMAFAAWTGKRLPTEQEWEAAARTTLGLDYPWGKMPDNEKCNIEASAIGGTTPVDKYQKGANKYEIYDLIGNVMEWTGSSESKERDILFVAKGSSWVSGENITLTARSLIDPKSPSNILGFRCIAYNK
- a CDS encoding PilZ domain-containing protein → MENKSIQKIYLSDKNTALFECPKCHVSKESDVSKFKKLEVSIKLKVKCKCGNVYEVILERRKQFRKGTQLHGKFSYHPLSGENQNGIMTVVDISKGGLKFKMPLEPKFKKDEIIEVEFNLDNSGKTLINKQAFVRNVKGTIVNVEFCSFDPNDSGDKAIAFYLL
- a CDS encoding GTPase/DUF3482 domain-containing protein, which gives rise to MKDIPQFAVIGRVNKGKSSIVSALAEDDAVVIDSGAGTTIKCQEFPVMVDGRSIIILIDTPGFQQAPRALAWMKERETSAASRRDVVNDFYNTFKDTEDFVDECRLLMPILDGAGILYVVDGAKPFRRNFEAEMEILRWTGQPRMALINHIGSDDYTRTWRPALDQYFSVVRQFNAQKVRFSDRLELFQAFRELNEAWRPGVDEAIKYLNSEWKRRERESAHIIADMLADELTYHIEIGLDRHEHIEDKRPGLESKFHDWLRKRERKSRQAIEQLYRHNSLEREETDLDKPVFQEDLFAESTWEMLGLTSKQLLTLGAITGAAIGGTLDAAVGGSSLFSGAIGGAIIGAGSVAYFSTRRFASLEHVSRFFRGGRVVRVGPHKNQNFPWVLLDRALLHYFTIRDYAHSRREKIIIDNPDDTGISKGLEQGRRRELSGIFTRLRKNPDNINGADIKRLEDILLEIICYRQYT
- a CDS encoding FKBP-type peptidyl-prolyl cis-trans isomerase, which codes for MKTIMKTILCITLLAFTLSCEKAEQQPKTTALQTDKEKISYAIGVNMAQSISEIKDEIDLSMLQKGMTDKMQGNILLVSTEEAQPLLQSFSEKIMAREQEKSAKASQENLEAGKAFLEGNRTKEGVKTTESGLQFKVLKDGEGKSPKVSDRVRVHYEGTKLDGTVFDSSYKRGEPATFQADQVIKGWTEGLQLMKVGGKYRLFIPADLAYGVRGAGQEIGSNEVLQFDVELLDVLDNEPQEMKPEETHKTESK
- a CDS encoding DUF2868 domain-containing protein; its protein translation is MKLSEIINIEYQLYRDAQSGMADVQERDRKIGMSFTGPIEDRAAMFRFWLKNLMDKEVFPGSWFDSILTFLRYLIFFFFLISGAFTCAGILAYDGSQPVNIVNFIAVFAGLNILLYLLFILNLLPGSYRKRIPLIGDFYRLAGFLLRRIIVAAGRRLYKNRTKSIRFVSGIFHRIESRHIIYKNIERWLLFSITQLGGFAFSLGAFISSIYLITFSDIAFAWNTTLDVSPQFFHRVIQIISAPWSIFNADIIPTLSLIESTRYFRLDGAYSGTQGNALTAGGWWHFLLCIIIFYGLIPRAILMTVSNIRLHLLTRKAPLLSAELDSLYRRLTSPVYLSQSVESMPIVKRNERAQSAVFDSKEINAQSCMVIVWGEAEMEDAQIKRIISSQFRWNTHDIVHAGGLDNLQDEELLNDFEKGAQTEPILFMAESWEAPGRAVKYFLKHLRTKIQKERRIIIGLINLDHEKRLIAPALADWQNWHEAVARLNDPFIVIEPVTEAQK
- a CDS encoding MFS transporter — its product is MASRLKSENGFYGWVNLVVMFFFNIAFMMMMLSFALFLPSWVEEFSWSRGDMSLAQAVGMIISGLTAPLVGIYIMKKGVKTAIILGNIFSVAGLVLVSYQQYIWQLFVGYGVLIGLGMSIGGMLASMTVINNWFIVKRPMALSISMTSLGFGGVLFNPLLMRLIELIGWRNTYLVIAAASFLFCVILPALFLVNKPEDLGQLPDGPVALKAKRSNATQAVQTNLYKTPVDFTAKEALMTRTMWLLIGYVIVQFTAMQMMMSHQVTFLIDMDFSRTSAAFAGGFFGFMMGISQLGIGFLGLKIKMHTLAVVSIFFGIAGLAIILFANSMSIVILSNVLMGIGFGIQTIALGNLIPDYFGRTEFPKMMGYTMPFTIVFSAAGSPVAGYIRESTGSYIPAFQFAIAVLVLGLIFIFFAKPPLHPSLKRI